One region of Clostridiales bacterium genomic DNA includes:
- a CDS encoding helix-turn-helix transcriptional regulator — MQHNYHNISQTGRRIAGMTQERWAEALDISVESVRLYESGRGMPSDDVATRMVEVSGAPVLGYWHLLNKSRVAADLLPQVDTIALPQAVIQLLRRIRDFDSSHRIDRLVDIAEDGRIDQDERPDFEQITRELDGIVQAAMQLKYARGGDEDGHADD; from the coding sequence ATGCAGCACAACTACCACAATATCAGCCAAACCGGTAGACGCATTGCCGGCATGACGCAGGAGCGCTGGGCGGAGGCGCTGGACATCTCCGTCGAGAGCGTGCGCCTGTACGAGTCCGGCCGCGGGATGCCGTCAGACGATGTTGCGACGCGGATGGTCGAGGTGTCCGGCGCGCCGGTGCTCGGCTACTGGCATCTGCTCAACAAGAGCCGCGTCGCGGCCGACCTGCTGCCACAGGTGGACACCATCGCCCTGCCGCAGGCCGTGATCCAGCTGCTGCGCCGGATCCGCGACTTTGACAGCTCGCACCGCATCGACCGCCTCGTGGACATTGCCGAGGATGGCCGCATCGACCAGGATGAGCGACCGGATTTCGAGCAGATTACGCGCGAGCTCGACGGGATCGTCCAGGCTGCCATGCAGCTCAAGTATGCGAGAGGAGGGGACGAGGATGGCCATGCTGACGACTAA
- a CDS encoding helix-turn-helix domain-containing protein, whose product MAMLTTKDVCEQLSISRSSVGRLVTDGELPCYKLGKSLRYYQSDVDAYVERCRIAAAPAAVCAPQPRQKPQPEKRKRGRPIKNVVPEYYPGMRVV is encoded by the coding sequence ATGGCCATGCTGACGACTAAAGATGTGTGCGAGCAGCTGTCAATCTCGCGGTCGTCCGTTGGGCGGCTGGTGACGGACGGCGAGCTGCCGTGCTACAAGCTGGGCAAGTCGCTGCGCTACTATCAGTCGGACGTAGATGCATACGTCGAGCGCTGCCGCATCGCAGCGGCGCCGGCAGCCGTCTGCGCACCGCAGCCGCGCCAGAAGCCGCAGCCGGAAAAACGCAAGCGCGGCCGGCCGATCAAAAACGTGGTGCCGGAGTATTACCCTGGCATGAGGGTGGTGTGA
- a CDS encoding helix-turn-helix domain-containing protein: protein MAVMRVEKSTNYTVMSNRHLDDTRLSLKAIGLLSKILRLPDDWDYTLEGLAHICKEGKDAIRSAIVELEQAGYIERRQTHAADGSFAGNEYIVHEAPLGADAPPSSDNPTTVSPSSGNPSTDNPSTENPTQPSTKDTKYLDTNTPFTPQRGRRAPKKEQGREPAWKPERFAAFWKYYPRGEKPRAAAAAWDKLKPDDALIDDIARALKRQMASEEWQRGVGIPYAATYLNQRRWEDEPHAPAEQPAEGGGLPLWT, encoded by the coding sequence ATGGCCGTGATGCGCGTCGAAAAGTCGACGAATTACACTGTCATGAGCAACCGCCATCTTGACGACACCCGCCTGAGCCTCAAGGCGATCGGCCTACTGAGCAAGATCCTGCGTCTGCCGGACGACTGGGACTATACGCTCGAGGGCCTCGCCCACATCTGCAAGGAGGGCAAGGACGCCATCCGGTCCGCGATCGTGGAGCTGGAGCAGGCGGGCTACATCGAGCGCCGCCAGACGCACGCGGCGGACGGATCTTTTGCGGGCAACGAGTACATCGTGCACGAGGCGCCGCTTGGCGCAGATGCGCCACCGTCGTCGGATAATCCCACAACGGTGTCACCGTCGTCGGGAAACCCGTCGACGGATAACCCGTCAACGGAAAATCCAACGCAACCAAGTACTAAAGATACCAAGTACTTAGATACTAATACCCCCTTTACCCCCCAGAGGGGGCGGCGAGCGCCGAAAAAAGAACAAGGGCGCGAGCCGGCGTGGAAGCCGGAACGCTTTGCGGCGTTTTGGAAGTACTACCCGCGGGGCGAGAAGCCAAGGGCTGCCGCGGCCGCATGGGACAAGCTAAAGCCGGACGATGCACTGATCGACGACATCGCCAGAGCGCTCAAGCGGCAGATGGCCAGTGAGGAGTGGCAGCGGGGTGTCGGCATCCCGTATGCGGCTACATACCTCAATCAGCGCCGCTGGGAGGACGAGCCACACGCGCCGGCAGAGCAACCGGCGGAGGGAGGAGGTCTGCCGCTATGGACGTAA